In Candidatus Acidulodesulfobacterium acidiphilum, a genomic segment contains:
- the kdpA gene encoding potassium-transporting ATPase subunit KdpA — YTGVLQIIITLAAMVIAAVPLSRYLAHVFNGEPTFLDGIINPVESLTFKFLKVNENEETDWIKYLKIGIIVNFFMLAIVYLILRFQNFLPFNQMHYPGIPWALDFNTAISFITNTNWQNYAGEEALSNFSQMALVFLQFTSAATGLVFAIAFIRGLVRREAKYVGNFYADYIKAIYRLFLPLAIIFAVIMLWQGAPQTFLMQKKVVNMTGAKQTLSIGPVASMVSIENLGTNGGGFYDANAAQPYENPNPFTNALTVFMMGTIPIALFLMYGIMIGNKKHAWTLFAVAMTLLLVCLAVVYSQEAHGNPFLAKLGANISASKNNPGGNMEGKQEHIGIAQTSLFATATTAFTTGNVDSAHDSFMPLSGMVLIAEMMLNLIFGGKGVGLLNMLTMVIIAVFIAGLMVGRTPEFLGKKIEAKEVKLATLAMFAHAFIILIPFAIALAIPAGLAGILNPGPHGLSEILYAYTSTVANNGSAFAGLNGNTLFYNISLGLTIFFGRYIPIICQVAIAGSLIKKKSIQESAGTFPAHGFLFYTVVMATILLVGALTFFPALALGPIAEHFAMVKGHLFY, encoded by the coding sequence TTAGACGGGATAATAAATCCCGTGGAAAGTTTAACCTTTAAGTTCCTTAAGGTTAACGAAAATGAAGAAACCGATTGGATTAAATATTTAAAAATAGGTATTATAGTCAATTTTTTTATGCTGGCTATAGTATATTTAATATTAAGGTTTCAAAACTTTCTTCCTTTCAACCAGATGCATTATCCGGGCATACCGTGGGCGCTGGATTTTAATACGGCAATAAGCTTTATAACAAATACTAACTGGCAAAATTACGCAGGTGAAGAAGCATTGTCCAATTTTTCGCAGATGGCGCTTGTTTTCCTGCAGTTCACTTCCGCCGCTACGGGACTTGTTTTTGCCATAGCGTTTATACGCGGGCTTGTGAGACGCGAAGCAAAATACGTCGGTAATTTTTACGCAGATTATATAAAAGCGATTTACAGGCTTTTTCTGCCTTTGGCGATTATATTTGCAGTTATAATGCTTTGGCAGGGCGCCCCCCAGACTTTTTTAATGCAGAAAAAAGTCGTTAATATGACCGGAGCTAAGCAGACGCTCTCTATAGGACCGGTAGCTTCTATGGTGTCCATCGAAAATCTCGGCACCAACGGAGGAGGTTTTTACGATGCAAATGCCGCGCAGCCTTATGAAAACCCCAATCCCTTTACTAACGCTTTAACGGTATTTATGATGGGGACGATTCCGATAGCGCTTTTTTTAATGTACGGAATAATGATAGGGAATAAAAAACATGCGTGGACTTTATTTGCCGTCGCTATGACGCTTCTGTTAGTCTGTCTTGCGGTAGTTTATTCTCAGGAGGCTCACGGCAATCCGTTTCTTGCAAAGTTAGGGGCTAATATCAGCGCTTCTAAAAATAATCCCGGGGGCAATATGGAGGGGAAACAGGAGCATATAGGAATTGCGCAGACCTCTTTATTTGCGACTGCTACCACCGCATTTACCACCGGCAACGTCGATTCCGCCCACGACAGTTTTATGCCGCTTTCGGGGATGGTTCTAATTGCGGAAATGATGTTAAATCTCATATTCGGCGGTAAAGGCGTAGGGCTTTTAAATATGCTCACTATGGTAATTATTGCCGTGTTCATTGCCGGACTTATGGTAGGGCGCACGCCCGAATTTCTCGGAAAAAAAATAGAGGCAAAGGAGGTCAAGCTTGCGACTCTCGCAATGTTTGCCCATGCGTTTATTATTCTTATCCCTTTTGCGATAGCGTTGGCTATACCGGCGGGATTAGCCGGAATATTGAATCCGGGTCCGCACGGTTTAAGCGAGATTTTATACGCCTATACCTCGACGGTCGCAAACAACGGGTCGGCGTTTGCCGGTCTTAACGGCAATACTCTTTTTTATAATATTTCGCTTGGACTTACGATATTTTTCGGCAGATATATTCCTATTATATGTCAGGTTGCGATAGCAGGTTCGTTAATTAAGAAAAAAAGCATACAGGAGTCGGCGGGAACTTTTCCTGCGCACGGCTTTTTGTTTTATACGGTCGTAATGGCAACCATATTGCTCGTGGGGGCGTTAACGTTTTTTCCTGCGCTGGCGCTTGGACCCATAGCCGAACATTTTGCTATGGTAAAAGGACATCTGTTTTATTAA
- a CDS encoding potassium-transporting ATPase subunit C: MFIMVKELIKMIKLTVLLYIVCSLGYTFLIWGIGKIAFPFQAGGSIVYKNSKPIGSMLIGEKFTSPYIFNGRPSYAGNGYNGTESGASNYAPTNGKYINHEKKLIDKFLKENPSVKKGEIPVDIVTGSGSGLGPYISIAAALDQVTRISSLTGISQAALYRLVKRNISYRQFGIFGTPGVNTVNLNLKLSLLIKKYNLKLYERIFKGLV, from the coding sequence ATGTTTATTATGGTAAAAGAATTGATAAAAATGATAAAACTAACCGTTTTATTATATATCGTATGCTCGCTCGGCTATACTTTTCTTATCTGGGGCATAGGGAAAATAGCTTTTCCGTTTCAAGCCGGCGGAAGCATCGTTTATAAAAATTCAAAGCCTATAGGCTCGATGCTTATCGGCGAAAAATTTACTTCTCCGTATATATTTAACGGAAGACCGTCTTATGCCGGAAACGGTTATAACGGTACCGAATCGGGCGCTTCCAATTATGCTCCTACAAACGGAAAATATATAAATCACGAAAAAAAACTTATAGATAAATTTTTAAAAGAAAATCCTTCCGTTAAAAAAGGCGAAATACCAGTAGATATAGTAACTGGTTCCGGTTCGGGCTTAGGGCCGTATATTTCTATAGCCGCTGCGCTTGATCAGGTTACTAGAATATCGTCGCTGACCGGCATATCACAAGCGGCGCTTTATAGGCTTGTTAAACGCAATATATCTTACAGGCAATTCGGTATTTTTGGAACTCCGGGGGTAAATACCGTTAATTTAAATTTAAAACTATCTTTGCTTATAAAAAAATATAATTTAAAGTTATATGAACGTATTTTCAAGGGGCTTGTTTAA
- the kdpB gene encoding K(+)-transporting ATPase subunit B, with amino-acid sequence MSNKSYYVSAFSKDIMLSAIKDSFKKLNPKITVKNPVMFVVEIGSVITTAIFIKDFFIHDFKSISFVFQITLWLWFTVLFANFAESISEGRGKAQADSLRRTKTEVIARLFKEDGKEEKIKASMLRKGDIVIAESGDTIPADGEIIEGIASVDESAITGESAPVIRESGGDRSAVTGGTKVLSDKIIIRVTSNPGENFIDKMISLVEGASRQKTPNEIALNILLVMLTAIFLVVVVTLVPMAGYFHGYISPVILVALLVCLIPTTIGALLSAIGISGMDRLVKHNVIAMSGKAVEAAGDVNTLLLDKTGTITFGNRMAVSFIPSEGSDVNELADYAQLSSLSDETPEGRSIVTLAKQYGFRGRHIDEKNIEFIPFSAFTRMSGVNLLDKNLQIRKGAVEAVIKFVEQNKGKVSDKTVKTAEEISKKGGTPLAVAVNDRMLGIIHLKDVVKGGIKDRIDSLRKIGIKTVMITGDNPLTAKAIADEAGVDDFVSEATPETKMALIKKEQSMGKLVAMTGDGTNDAPALAQADVGVAMNTGTMAAKEAGNMIDLDSNPTKLIEIVEIGKQLLITRGSLTTFSIANDVAKYFAIIPAMFAPIIPWLAPLNIMGLSSPQSAILSAVIFNAIIIIILIPLALKGVKYKPAKASSILTKNLLIYGLGGIIVPFIGIKIIDIIITYLHII; translated from the coding sequence ATGTCCAATAAATCATATTATGTTTCTGCATTCAGTAAGGATATAATGTTATCTGCAATAAAAGATTCTTTTAAAAAGCTTAATCCGAAAATAACGGTTAAAAATCCGGTTATGTTTGTAGTCGAGATAGGTTCCGTTATTACTACGGCAATATTTATCAAAGATTTTTTTATCCATGATTTTAAATCTATATCTTTTGTTTTTCAGATAACTCTATGGCTATGGTTTACGGTTTTATTCGCAAACTTTGCCGAAAGTATTTCGGAAGGAAGAGGCAAGGCGCAGGCGGACAGCCTCAGGAGAACGAAAACCGAGGTAATAGCGAGGCTGTTTAAAGAAGACGGAAAGGAAGAAAAGATAAAGGCTTCCATGTTGAGAAAAGGAGATATAGTAATTGCTGAATCGGGAGACACGATACCTGCCGACGGAGAAATTATAGAAGGAATCGCTTCGGTCGACGAATCCGCCATTACGGGAGAATCTGCTCCCGTAATAAGAGAGAGCGGCGGAGACAGAAGCGCCGTAACCGGCGGTACTAAGGTACTCTCAGATAAAATTATTATAAGGGTAACGTCTAATCCGGGAGAAAATTTTATAGATAAAATGATTTCTCTGGTAGAAGGCGCTTCAAGACAAAAAACGCCTAACGAGATTGCCCTTAATATTTTGCTCGTAATGCTTACGGCTATATTTTTAGTCGTCGTCGTTACTTTAGTGCCTATGGCGGGTTATTTTCACGGTTACATTTCTCCCGTCATATTAGTAGCTCTTCTTGTGTGCCTTATACCTACTACTATAGGCGCCCTTCTTTCGGCAATAGGCATTTCCGGCATGGATAGGCTTGTCAAGCATAACGTTATTGCTATGTCGGGAAAAGCGGTCGAAGCCGCGGGCGACGTTAACACTCTTCTTTTAGATAAAACAGGAACGATAACTTTCGGCAACAGGATGGCAGTTTCTTTTATTCCTTCGGAAGGTTCGGACGTTAACGAATTGGCAGATTATGCGCAGCTCTCGTCTTTAAGCGACGAGACGCCGGAAGGAAGGTCTATAGTAACTTTGGCAAAACAGTACGGTTTCAGGGGAAGGCATATCGACGAAAAAAATATAGAATTTATCCCTTTTTCGGCATTTACCAGAATGAGCGGAGTTAATCTTTTAGATAAAAATTTGCAGATAAGAAAAGGAGCGGTAGAAGCAGTTATAAAATTCGTCGAGCAGAATAAAGGCAAGGTTTCGGATAAAACCGTAAAAACAGCCGAAGAAATTTCAAAAAAAGGCGGAACGCCGCTTGCCGTCGCGGTAAATGACCGAATGCTCGGCATTATTCATTTAAAAGACGTCGTAAAGGGCGGAATTAAAGACAGAATTGACAGTCTAAGGAAAATCGGCATCAAAACCGTTATGATAACCGGCGATAATCCATTAACGGCAAAAGCAATCGCCGACGAAGCGGGGGTTGACGATTTTGTTTCCGAAGCTACGCCCGAAACTAAAATGGCTTTAATAAAAAAAGAACAATCTATGGGCAAACTCGTTGCGATGACGGGCGACGGCACTAACGACGCTCCCGCTTTAGCCCAGGCCGACGTCGGCGTTGCTATGAATACGGGCACGATGGCGGCAAAAGAAGCCGGCAATATGATAGACCTCGATTCTAATCCCACTAAACTGATAGAAATAGTCGAGATAGGCAAACAGCTTCTTATAACCAGAGGGTCGCTTACCACGTTTTCTATAGCAAACGACGTGGCAAAATATTTTGCCATAATACCGGCAATGTTTGCGCCTATTATTCCTTGGCTTGCGCCTTTAAATATAATGGGGCTTTCTTCGCCGCAGTCGGCTATACTTTCGGCGGTAATATTCAATGCTATTATAATAATAATACTAATTCCGCTTGCGTTAAAAGGAGTTAAATATAAACCGGCAAAGGCTTCATCCATTTTAACTAAAAATCTTTTGATTTACGGGCTCGGCGGAATAATAGTTCCGTTTATCGGTATTAAAATAATAGATATAATTATTACTTATTTGCATATAATTTAA
- a CDS encoding sensor histidine kinase KdpD, which yields MKIEYNRPSADSILNKIKYSSSETNVFRVYLGAAPGTGKTFMMLEDGNYLLEHGIDVVIGYVELHGRKETEAEIKNLEIIPRKKIEYRGSIFEELDAEAVIKRKPSIVLIDELAHNNIPGSVNLKRYQDVVEIYKKGISVFTTLNIFHLNSIAEKVESELEIKVSERVPDYILNYVTEIINVDIPAGELIKRLTSGKIYSKEKIQAALNNFFKIENLIVLREISLRTIADELSAQSNKIGNPDDKIELKSNERVLVLISSNPDSARLLRIGSKLAGRLNSNFYVLHINLKHRENNKSEDYERYLSKNISVAENLGAAVFSFQSDDVVSGVIDFVKTNNISHLVIGATNEKRKFFGIFPKKSIVNRLIDSLPNVSFHVIPTTSAGI from the coding sequence TTGAAAATAGAATATAACAGGCCGTCGGCGGATTCGATACTTAATAAGATAAAATATTCTTCGAGCGAAACTAACGTTTTTCGGGTGTATCTCGGCGCTGCTCCCGGGACGGGCAAAACGTTTATGATGCTTGAAGACGGGAATTATCTCCTTGAACACGGCATAGACGTCGTTATCGGATATGTTGAATTACATGGAAGAAAAGAAACGGAAGCCGAAATAAAAAATCTTGAAATAATTCCTCGAAAAAAAATTGAATACAGAGGGTCTATTTTTGAAGAACTCGATGCCGAGGCGGTTATTAAGAGAAAACCTTCGATTGTTTTAATCGATGAGCTTGCGCATAATAATATTCCGGGTTCGGTAAATTTAAAAAGATATCAGGATGTCGTAGAAATTTATAAAAAAGGCATAAGCGTATTTACGACTTTAAATATATTTCATCTTAATTCTATTGCGGAAAAAGTAGAATCGGAACTTGAAATAAAAGTGAGCGAAAGAGTTCCGGACTATATTTTGAATTATGTAACCGAAATTATAAACGTCGATATTCCTGCGGGAGAATTAATAAAAAGACTTACTTCCGGAAAAATTTATTCTAAAGAAAAAATTCAAGCCGCTTTAAATAATTTTTTTAAAATCGAAAATCTTATAGTTTTAAGAGAAATTTCATTAAGGACGATAGCCGACGAATTAAGCGCTCAATCTAATAAGATAGGGAATCCCGACGATAAAATCGAGTTAAAATCTAACGAAAGGGTTTTGGTTTTAATCAGTTCAAATCCGGATTCGGCAAGGCTTTTAAGGATAGGTTCAAAGCTTGCGGGAAGGCTTAATTCCAATTTTTACGTTCTTCATATTAATTTAAAACACAGAGAAAACAATAAATCGGAGGATTACGAAAGGTATCTTTCAAAAAATATTTCGGTTGCGGAAAATTTAGGAGCCGCGGTTTTTAGTTTTCAGTCAGACGATGTTGTTTCCGGCGTTATAGATTTTGTTAAAACCAATAATATTTCTCATCTTGTAATAGGAGCGACAAACGAAAAAAGAAAATTTTTCGGCATATTTCCAAAGAAAAGCATAGTGAACCGCCTTATAGACAGTTTGCCGAACGTTTCTTTCCACGTCATTCCGACAACTTCGGCAGGCATTTAA
- a CDS encoding replication-associated recombination protein A, which produces MDLFGNNNDDDKIKEKNSGGKTAGDFLPPLAERLRPKTLSEFIGQTHILGKDKPLKNMLDSGFIRSMILWGPPGSGKTTLAGIIANAAGYEFYKISAVSSGVKELREIIDKANISFKHYKQPLIIFIDEIHRFNKSQQDLLLHSVEEGSLILIGATTENPSFEINSPILSRVTVFTLNPLFEEDLNLIIDRALNTDDVLNKKKIILEKDGRNALIRYSGSDARIMLNALEMAVNLAKPDDKGNIVLTAKTVEDAYLRKSRYDKTGEEHYNTISAFIKSLRGSDPDGAVFWLAKMLDSGEDVKFIARRMIILASEDIGNAEPDALNLAVSCFNAVNTVGMPEARIILSQTATYLAACPKSNASYLAIEEALNDVKKFPSAVVPLHLRNAPTKLMKDLDYHKGYKYSHDYKGHFTEQTYLPKELSSRIYYRPENIGKEKEIKIRLKTLWGKGKDYGEDD; this is translated from the coding sequence ATGGATCTATTCGGTAATAATAACGACGACGATAAAATAAAAGAAAAAAATTCCGGCGGTAAAACTGCGGGCGATTTTTTACCGCCGCTTGCAGAAAGGCTGAGGCCTAAAACTCTCTCTGAATTTATCGGCCAAACTCATATTCTCGGCAAAGATAAACCTTTAAAAAATATGCTAGATTCCGGATTTATCCGCTCGATGATACTATGGGGACCGCCGGGAAGCGGAAAAACTACGCTTGCCGGTATTATAGCAAACGCCGCAGGTTACGAGTTTTATAAGATTTCCGCCGTCTCTTCCGGGGTCAAAGAACTGCGGGAAATTATAGATAAGGCAAACATAAGCTTTAAGCATTATAAACAACCGCTTATAATTTTTATAGACGAAATTCACCGTTTTAATAAGTCGCAACAGGACCTGCTCCTCCATTCGGTAGAGGAAGGAAGCCTAATATTAATCGGAGCTACGACCGAAAACCCGTCTTTTGAAATAAACTCTCCAATCCTGTCGAGGGTAACGGTATTTACTTTAAACCCTTTGTTCGAGGAAGATTTAAACCTTATTATAGACAGGGCGCTTAATACCGACGACGTTTTAAACAAAAAGAAAATTATACTGGAAAAGGACGGCAGAAACGCTCTTATAAGGTATTCCGGAAGCGATGCGAGAATAATGCTGAACGCCCTCGAAATGGCCGTTAATCTTGCAAAACCCGACGATAAAGGAAACATAGTTCTTACGGCAAAAACAGTCGAGGACGCTTATCTCAGGAAATCCCGCTACGATAAGACCGGCGAAGAACACTACAATACTATTTCGGCTTTTATAAAAAGTTTAAGGGGAAGCGACCCCGACGGGGCGGTTTTCTGGCTTGCCAAGATGCTGGACTCCGGAGAGGACGTAAAGTTTATAGCAAGAAGAATGATCATTTTAGCTTCGGAAGACATAGGAAACGCCGAACCGGATGCCCTTAATTTAGCGGTAAGCTGTTTTAACGCCGTAAATACCGTCGGGATGCCTGAAGCTAGGATTATTCTGTCTCAGACGGCAACGTACCTTGCGGCCTGTCCTAAATCAAACGCAAGCTATCTTGCAATCGAAGAAGCCTTAAACGACGTTAAAAAATTTCCTAGCGCCGTAGTTCCGCTCCACCTGAGAAACGCTCCCACAAAACTCATGAAAGACTTGGATTATCATAAAGGCTATAAATATTCTCACGATTATAAAGGCCATTTTACCGAACAGACTTACCTTCCGAAAGAACTTTCGTCGCGCATATACTACCGTCCGGAAAACATCGGCAAAGAGAAAGAGATTAAAATCCGGCTTAAAACGTTATGGGGAAAGGGCAAGGATTACGGGGAAGACGATTGA
- a CDS encoding transcriptional repressor, which translates to MDDINQKEFKNTFIKCIEEKGLRHTKQREVIVDAFFSAGRHITSEELFNIVKKKYPEIGYATVQRNLNLLCKCSLAEEIKIGKQKTRYEQKYGNTHHDHLICLKCGRLIEVNDDKIEKLQEKLAKNNNFTPIKHKLEIYGICGDCKSK; encoded by the coding sequence ATGGACGACATAAATCAAAAAGAATTTAAAAATACTTTTATTAAATGCATCGAGGAAAAAGGTCTTAGGCACACGAAACAGCGTGAAGTTATAGTAGATGCTTTTTTTTCGGCTGGAAGGCATATTACTTCCGAAGAACTGTTTAATATAGTAAAAAAGAAATATCCCGAAATAGGATATGCTACCGTGCAAAGAAATTTAAATTTACTGTGTAAATGCAGTTTAGCGGAAGAAATAAAAATAGGAAAGCAAAAAACAAGATATGAACAAAAATACGGAAATACGCATCACGACCATCTTATATGTTTGAAATGCGGACGGCTCATAGAGGTTAACGACGATAAAATAGAAAAACTGCAAGAAAAACTTGCAAAAAATAATAATTTTACCCCGATAAAACATAAATTAGAAATATACGGAATTTGCGGCGATTGCAAATCTAAATAA
- a CDS encoding divalent metal cation transporter produces MESVPLKYQNSAEENPHRRKGRNRRRGRGRFPLFNKRSLYKGFHFLKVLGPGFIVMIADMDAGSVTTAGVSGAQWGYKLIPLQILLIPILYLIQSMTSRLGCVTRKGHGELIKEYYGSKWAAFATVTLFLVVFSALITEFSGIAASGEIFGIPKVFSVGVSFLILLFVVFTGSYRRAENIALIFSLTGFVFIPAAIFAHPDYHQLVFKGLFGSQPLGNKDYIWLIAANAGAVIMPWMIYYQQSATVDKNLCKKDVKLAQTDTLIGSIATQILMIAVIVMTAATLYKAHIVPSTAKAIGQSLIPLAGKYAGALFAVGLYSSSLLAAFVVSMAFTWAAGETWGYKHSLNHRFSEAKLFYFIYIALIFISAMIVLIPGIPLVTIMVDVEAFNGFILPIVLGFLIALAGSKRILGEYAYSKKSIAVVGILGFVMVILGIITALPQNWLNYMHI; encoded by the coding sequence ATGGAAAGTGTTCCGTTAAAGTACCAAAATTCTGCTGAAGAAAATCCGCATCGCCGGAAAGGACGGAACAGAAGGAGAGGCAGAGGCAGATTTCCTTTATTCAACAAGCGTTCTTTATATAAAGGATTTCATTTTTTAAAAGTGCTTGGCCCTGGTTTCATAGTTATGATAGCCGATATGGATGCAGGTTCCGTTACTACAGCCGGCGTTTCCGGCGCACAGTGGGGATATAAGCTCATCCCCCTGCAAATACTTCTTATACCGATTTTATATTTAATACAATCTATGACTTCGAGGCTTGGGTGTGTTACAAGGAAAGGTCACGGCGAGCTTATAAAAGAATATTACGGCAGTAAATGGGCGGCATTTGCAACGGTCACGCTTTTTCTTGTCGTTTTTTCCGCTCTTATTACGGAATTTTCCGGCATAGCGGCAAGCGGGGAGATATTCGGAATACCGAAGGTTTTCAGCGTAGGCGTGAGCTTTCTAATACTTTTGTTTGTTGTTTTTACCGGAAGTTACCGAAGGGCTGAGAATATAGCCCTTATTTTTTCGCTTACGGGGTTCGTATTTATACCTGCGGCTATTTTTGCGCATCCGGATTATCATCAGCTTGTTTTTAAAGGCCTGTTCGGTTCTCAGCCGCTCGGCAACAAAGACTACATATGGCTTATAGCGGCAAACGCAGGAGCGGTAATAATGCCTTGGATGATTTATTACCAGCAAAGCGCTACCGTCGATAAAAACTTGTGCAAAAAAGACGTTAAACTGGCGCAAACCGATACGCTTATAGGAAGCATTGCGACGCAAATTCTAATGATAGCGGTTATAGTAATGACGGCGGCGACTTTATATAAAGCGCATATAGTTCCGTCCACCGCAAAAGCTATAGGCCAGTCTTTAATACCTTTAGCGGGAAAATACGCAGGGGCTTTGTTTGCCGTCGGTCTTTACAGTTCAAGCCTTCTGGCGGCTTTCGTAGTTTCTATGGCGTTTACTTGGGCGGCGGGAGAAACTTGGGGATATAAACACAGCTTAAACCATCGTTTCAGCGAAGCAAAGCTTTTTTATTTTATATATATAGCTTTAATTTTTATATCGGCAATGATAGTGCTTATACCCGGAATACCTTTAGTAACAATTATGGTTGACGTGGAAGCGTTTAACGGGTTTATTCTTCCTATAGTCCTCGGATTTTTGATAGCTCTTGCAGGAAGTAAAAGAATACTTGGAGAATATGCATATTCTAAAAAATCGATTGCGGTCGTTGGGATACTCGGCTTTGTCATGGTAATTCTGGGGATAATTACCGCGCTTCCGCAGAACTGGTTAAATTATATGCATATATAA
- a CDS encoding HAD family phosphatase, whose protein sequence is MDKITTLFLDIGNILLTNGWDTASRKLASKTFDLDYEEFAERHGYLSSLYEEGRITLNDYLDKAIFYEERSFLKADFKNFMFNQSKAIPEMIELFKHLKSKYNLKIVALNNEGLELSRYRVETFKLTELIDFFVTSCFVKMKKPDENIYKLAMDLAYVTSEESLFIDDRYFNVETAAKLGMNAFQHKDYVTTKEKLAQYGLKTDTI, encoded by the coding sequence ATGGATAAAATTACTACTTTATTTTTAGACATCGGCAATATTCTTCTAACAAACGGCTGGGATACCGCTTCAAGAAAATTGGCTTCTAAAACTTTCGATCTCGATTACGAGGAGTTTGCCGAAAGACATGGCTATTTATCATCTTTATATGAAGAAGGAAGAATAACTTTAAACGATTATCTCGATAAAGCAATTTTTTACGAAGAGAGAAGTTTTTTAAAAGCCGACTTTAAAAATTTTATGTTTAATCAGTCAAAAGCTATTCCTGAAATGATAGAGTTGTTTAAACATTTAAAATCTAAATATAATTTAAAAATAGTAGCGTTAAACAACGAAGGGCTGGAACTTTCGAGATACAGGGTAGAAACATTTAAACTTACCGAATTAATCGATTTTTTCGTAACTTCTTGTTTCGTAAAAATGAAAAAACCGGACGAAAACATATATAAACTTGCAATGGATCTTGCATACGTAACAAGCGAAGAAAGTCTTTTTATAGACGATAGGTATTTTAACGTCGAAACAGCCGCAAAATTAGGTATGAATGCATTTCAGCATAAAGATTACGTGACGACTAAAGAAAAATTAGCCCAATACGGCTTAAAAACCGATACGATATAA